AGAATTTAAAGCTGCACGAGAATTATGTAAGCATGAACTTGCCGCGTTAAAAAAACAGGAGACGAGTCAAAAGTGTGATCTTATAGCCAAGTGGTGTGCTGGTATATTGGCTGGTATTGATCGTTGTGTTGAGCCTTATATCAAGCGTTTTGAAGGTTCTTCGAAGTCAATTTATGCATTGCTGCAAGATGGCGTTACGATTGATACATTGTATGATACTGAGTTGCTTGATATTCGTATTGTTGTTGATCTGTGGAAAAACAAGCAGGAAAAGTTGATTTTTACATGCGCCGGAGGTGCTCATATAAAGCGCATTTTACCTATCTTAAAAAAGCTTGGTTATAAAGAGGTTATTATGCCTGAAGCGGGCAAATATTTTAACCAGTACACCCAAGAAAAAACTATTTTTAACCATGCTCCGGATGTCGCTTCATATTGCGGTCAATTATACAAAAAAATGCTCATATGTTCGGTCTGCGACCAACAATGTACTGATGAGCAAGAATATACAGTGCATGCTGCTGCATGTAAAAAATATGCTGAGAGAATAGCGAGTCTAAAAAAATATGCGATTGTGACTATGTATGCAGGCATGTTAGGTTTTATGGCCTATTCTATGTACTACAATTAAAAAAAAGGTTGCTTATAATGATTTTCTTAAAAAAATATGCGTATAAACTATTGTTATGCACCATGATATGTTCATGGGTATCACTAGAAGCACTCACCGTTGATGAATGGCTTGATACTAAAGCGCCACTATTGTCGATTGGCATCGATGTGAATTTTGTGTGCGATGATGGATCAACGAGTTTGATGGCCATTGCGTGCAGGGGTGATGTAGAACTGCTTGAGGCTTCAGTAAAAATGGGAGCAGATGTTAATGCAAAAACATTTGATGGATGGACGGCTCTTATGTTTGCTGCGCTTTATAATCATACAGAAGCGGTCAAGGCATTAATTAGATTAGGCGCTGGTATGGATAGTGAAAACAAATATCGAGATACAGCTTTGACCATAGCCCTGGGTAAAAACTATCAAGATATCGTGCGACTATTATTGCAGTCAGGTTCTAAAACTGATTACATACCGGATAGCACGATTGCTGAATTTGATGAAAAATATGTAAAAAACATTCTGTAACTCGCACAAAGGACACTATGAATAAGAACGTTAAAATTATGGTATTAGTTTTGACGGTATTAGGTACTACTCGCGATGGTTATGGCATGGGTTCATCGCCAGAGAACTTTACTAAAGGATTAGTAACTGGTATTGCTATCGGTATTTCAACGGGTATTGTATCGGGAATATTATCAAAGCAGATTGATGATGTTGTTCATCACAAAATTGCTGCATGGGCCATGCCATTACTTCTGCAATATCTAACAAATGGTGTTCTTTCTGAAATTACTGATACCGCTGATTCAAAAATAATGGGTACTACATGGGTTACAGCAAGCTTAGTGAGCTCTGTGGTGAGCATAGAAATAATGCAACATCTCGAACAGTTAGAAAAAGCTCGATTGGGTAAAAAAACACAAGACTTACAGGGTAAAAAATATGCATAAAGTTATAAAAATTCTAGTTATTCCATCTTTAATTTTTTTAACACCTCATTTGAGTTATAGTCGTAATGATGAACTTGCTGAATTCGGTATTGGTATTGCTACTGGTATGGCGACGGGAATAGCAACGGGCGTGTTAGCCAAAAAAATTTATGATATTGGGCATCACGAAATGGGTGCTTGTATTGTTTCTTTGGCATTTCAAACTATTGCAAATGGTATTCTAGCTGCTGAATTCAATAAGAATCGATATAGTGGTGGCGAATTATTAATGATGACAGCTACTCTTGTTGCACCAATGGTTGGCTTAGTGACTATGAAAAAACTCAAAGAAGAACCTTCTTTGAAGGTAAAAAATGAATCTATTTTTGCTGTAAAAAATGGAGCTTTTTTTGATCTTGATCCTGAAGAAATAGAAGAGATTCTTAATAAGCGTCATAGAAAAGCGTGATCATAAGCATGAAAAAAAATATACTATTTCCATTGTTAATTGCTACCTTGTTAGCGCCAGTTAATATACGCCCTGTAGATACTAAACCTGACCCTTATTTATTGGGAAAGGTGCTTGGCCTAGTGACAATACCAGCTCTTATATACGACTATGCTACTCGTGGTGCCGGCGTTTGCTCTACATGTAAACCAACCATAAATAGGGTTTCTTCTGCAGTAGGAGCATCAGGATTGATTGGTGGCATGTACTTAATAAAGCATGGCTATAACACCAAAAATTACGGTATAGGCAGTCTTGGCGCTGGACTTGTCTCTCTACGATTAGCACTGAAATATTTTTCGCGCAATGATAATAATAAAGCTTTAAAAGAGGCTGCTTCACGAGGTCATGATGACTGTATTAAAACATTATTACATCGAAAAGCTGATATTAATGACCGAGATGAGCATGGTTGGACACCCCTTATTCATGCTGCCCGCTATAATCGTGAGGATGCAGTAAAAGTTCTCTTAGAAGAAAAGGCAACGGTTGATCTTCAAGATGATTCTGGCAGAACGGCTCTTATGCATGCAGCAAGTCATCAAATAGGTGACAGCATTCAGATATTAGAGCTATTGCTTAAAGCCAAGGCGCATGTTAATGAACAACGTTCATTGAGATGGACAGCGCTCCATTATGCATGCAATCGCTATCCTGGTGATAAAAATAAAGATCCATTAGAAGTTAAGACTCTTCTTAATGCTGGAGCACGATTGGATCTTACGAATGACGATGGAGATGCGGCAGAAAATATTGCCCAGAAGAATA
The DNA window shown above is from Candidatus Dependentiae bacterium and carries:
- a CDS encoding ankyrin repeat domain-containing protein gives rise to the protein MIFLKKYAYKLLLCTMICSWVSLEALTVDEWLDTKAPLLSIGIDVNFVCDDGSTSLMAIACRGDVELLEASVKMGADVNAKTFDGWTALMFAALYNHTEAVKALIRLGAGMDSENKYRDTALTIALGKNYQDIVRLLLQSGSKTDYIPDSTIAEFDEKYVKNIL
- a CDS encoding ankyrin repeat domain-containing protein; this translates as MKKNILFPLLIATLLAPVNIRPVDTKPDPYLLGKVLGLVTIPALIYDYATRGAGVCSTCKPTINRVSSAVGASGLIGGMYLIKHGYNTKNYGIGSLGAGLVSLRLALKYFSRNDNNKALKEAASRGHDDCIKTLLHRKADINDRDEHGWTPLIHAARYNREDAVKVLLEEKATVDLQDDSGRTALMHAASHQIGDSIQILELLLKAKAHVNEQRSLRWTALHYACNRYPGDKNKDPLEVKTLLNAGARLDLTNDDGDAAENIAQKNNDVKILQAIQVYKNYAGNFLVKNVPMTCLKHTNIPKDPINIITDYVVGPKDNRTIDDEGLKSYGLSREHEFLRQIKTQGGDVQPSYSRSLFNVGATVAVAAVGVGGLLLKFLSAKKAH